One Longibacter salinarum genomic window carries:
- a CDS encoding serine/threonine-protein kinase has product MNISSERWSEISDVLDEALDRAPDDPLSVLDDICSDPDLREAVRSFLEEDDTIGFLEADAAAHAADLFEGVDTAEWSNELAGDIASALGGGAEPDDGIEPGTRLGPFRVEGEVGRGGMSTVYHARRDDGTFQQNVAIKLMRQLPDRHSVERFRAERQILASLDHPNVARVFDGGTTDDGRPYLVMEYVEGRPITTYCDENELSINERIDLFQTVAQAVQHAHQNLIVHRDLKPNNILVTPDGTVKLLDFGIAKVLDSSAHHDRMNLPSTRTGFHLMTPEYAAPEQVKGESITTATDVYALGVLLYELLTGHRPYQLQQRSPYEIVQAVCEADPTRPSTVVLETKEVGPPSSGEQITPDDVSSRRNLEPAELRRRLRGDLDAIILRALRKAPADRYRTADALAEDLHRFRNSQPVEARTGTLRYRVEKLIQRNRSAVIASGLGVLLLIGYALTVTYQARQIAAERDKSEAVTSFIVSLFQASDPFTTGSSERMTVREVVDRGATRIRSDLAGQPLVQAEVETVIGNVYASMGRYPEADSMLVEALATRHQNPDVLPHELAATENSLGRSLFRQGRYEEADSLHQQALDRLVREYGKNDPRTIPARAGRALVNSEWGNHALAESLYRQNMEVRRKNDMEVSATTYHNMASAIQMQGRFEEAIQNHLTSIEKYRKQEGDVSVALANAFTRTALTYHRADSLDKAEMYYRKGLEMRRELLSSNHPHIASSNVRLSWLLAERGKTEEAEPLINEGIDILRSVLPSDHWQITAAEGIRGIIWAQQGRVREAVPPLQKSFRVMNQRFGAEDWRTRAAGDALSRIYMAIGQRQAAQQVQAALQQGNRSNADG; this is encoded by the coding sequence ATGAACATCTCGTCTGAGCGCTGGAGCGAAATCAGTGACGTTCTCGACGAAGCGCTCGATCGAGCCCCGGATGACCCGCTGTCGGTGCTGGACGATATCTGTTCGGATCCAGACCTCCGAGAGGCCGTCCGCTCCTTTCTGGAAGAGGACGATACGATCGGTTTTTTGGAGGCAGACGCGGCCGCCCACGCCGCAGACCTGTTTGAGGGCGTAGACACAGCTGAATGGAGTAACGAGCTGGCAGGAGACATCGCCAGTGCTCTCGGAGGCGGGGCGGAGCCGGACGACGGCATCGAGCCGGGCACACGGCTCGGCCCCTTCCGCGTAGAGGGCGAAGTCGGGCGCGGCGGTATGAGCACGGTCTACCACGCACGTCGGGACGACGGGACGTTCCAGCAGAACGTCGCGATTAAGCTGATGCGGCAGCTCCCCGATCGCCATTCCGTCGAACGCTTTCGCGCCGAGCGCCAGATCTTGGCCTCGCTCGACCATCCCAACGTCGCCCGTGTCTTCGATGGCGGTACGACGGACGACGGGCGTCCCTACCTCGTGATGGAGTATGTCGAGGGACGCCCCATCACGACCTACTGCGACGAAAACGAGCTCTCCATCAATGAACGGATCGACCTGTTTCAGACAGTCGCTCAGGCCGTGCAGCATGCCCACCAGAACCTGATCGTCCATCGAGACCTGAAGCCAAACAATATTCTGGTGACACCGGATGGCACCGTAAAGCTACTGGACTTCGGCATTGCGAAGGTTCTGGACTCTTCCGCTCACCACGACCGGATGAATCTGCCATCGACCCGGACGGGCTTCCACCTCATGACCCCGGAGTACGCGGCTCCAGAACAGGTCAAAGGCGAATCGATTACGACCGCTACGGACGTCTACGCGCTCGGCGTGCTACTCTACGAACTCCTCACCGGCCATCGCCCGTACCAGCTGCAGCAGCGGTCGCCGTATGAAATCGTTCAGGCCGTCTGCGAGGCCGACCCGACGCGTCCCAGTACCGTCGTTCTAGAAACGAAAGAAGTCGGTCCCCCCAGCTCGGGCGAGCAGATCACGCCGGACGACGTCAGTTCGAGACGGAACCTCGAACCCGCAGAGCTCCGCCGACGGCTCCGGGGCGATCTGGATGCGATCATCCTTCGCGCCCTCCGCAAGGCGCCAGCGGATCGATACCGGACCGCAGACGCACTGGCGGAAGACCTGCACCGCTTCCGGAACAGTCAACCTGTCGAAGCCCGAACCGGCACCCTCCGCTACCGCGTCGAGAAACTCATTCAACGCAACCGTTCCGCTGTCATCGCGAGCGGGCTCGGCGTGCTTCTCCTTATCGGGTACGCACTGACCGTCACATATCAAGCGCGACAGATCGCCGCCGAGCGGGACAAATCGGAAGCTGTCACCTCCTTCATCGTGAGTCTTTTCCAGGCGTCAGACCCGTTCACGACGGGTTCGTCCGAGCGGATGACCGTTCGTGAGGTCGTCGACCGGGGCGCAACGCGGATCCGTTCGGACCTCGCCGGCCAGCCGCTCGTCCAGGCCGAAGTCGAAACCGTCATCGGCAACGTATACGCAAGCATGGGACGCTACCCCGAAGCAGACTCTATGCTCGTTGAGGCTCTGGCAACGCGCCACCAGAATCCGGATGTGCTTCCGCACGAACTCGCGGCAACCGAAAACTCGCTCGGCCGATCGCTCTTTCGCCAGGGACGCTACGAAGAAGCAGACTCTCTTCACCAGCAGGCTCTCGATCGGCTCGTACGCGAATATGGAAAGAACGACCCACGTACGATCCCCGCCCGCGCAGGGCGTGCCCTCGTGAACAGCGAATGGGGTAACCACGCGCTCGCCGAGTCGCTTTACCGGCAGAATATGGAGGTTCGCCGCAAGAATGATATGGAGGTCTCCGCGACCACGTACCACAACATGGCTAGCGCCATCCAGATGCAGGGACGTTTCGAGGAGGCCATTCAGAACCACTTAACCTCGATTGAGAAGTACCGGAAGCAGGAAGGAGACGTTAGCGTGGCCCTGGCAAACGCCTTTACACGCACGGCGCTGACGTATCATCGCGCGGATTCGCTGGACAAGGCCGAGATGTATTATCGTAAGGGTCTCGAGATGCGACGCGAGCTCCTTTCGTCCAACCATCCTCACATCGCGTCGTCAAATGTTCGGCTGAGCTGGCTCCTCGCCGAACGAGGGAAAACGGAGGAAGCCGAACCCCTGATTAACGAAGGAATCGATATTCTGAGGTCGGTGCTCCCATCTGACCACTGGCAAATCACGGCAGCCGAGGGGATTCGCGGCATCATCTGGGCTCAGCAGGGTCGCGTCCGCGAGGCCGTTCCGCCACTTCAGAAGAGCTTCCGCGTTATGAACCAGCGGTTCGGTGCAGAGGACTGGCGAACTCGCGCCGCCGGCGATGCACTATCGAGGATCTACATGGCCATCGGGCAGCGTCAGGCAGCGCAACAGGTACAAGCCGCCCTTCAGCAGGGCAACCGCTCCAACGCCGACGGGTGA
- a CDS encoding methyltransferase domain-containing protein, translating to MPSVDQIRTPDVTPLLVTTNHGLEDITAKEVCERAHALGLHDIRTKESPNGRTSYVRISSSASPDTMLDLAHNLRSVHHIQAPLFRFTLPSGPAEEQLENIRAVLRTNKLPGMDDAETFRVSTNRRGEHCFTSVDVMRAAGAGLIDQYGTDVDLEDFDLEVRVDVRQHDVTVGIQHTQEPLSRRQARAFQPPAALSPSVAYAMLRLPYLGGSPSTVLDPFCGSGTILIEAARLWPTARVLGLDRDRDAVAGARRNVQQEGLASRIRIHEGDALGLASQSNDKAPDLIVTNPPFGKRLGSEMDLVTFYRRFLSEAHEALPPEGWLVLLVLKPGAFSGALQAVRDRRGIAYDVRHVRRIQLGGLHPRIFVMQAHD from the coding sequence ATGCCATCGGTCGACCAAATTCGCACTCCTGACGTGACGCCCCTTCTCGTCACGACGAATCACGGGCTGGAGGACATCACAGCGAAGGAAGTGTGCGAACGGGCACACGCCCTTGGACTCCACGACATCCGCACGAAAGAATCCCCGAACGGCCGAACGAGCTATGTCCGGATATCGTCATCAGCCTCGCCGGACACCATGCTCGATCTTGCGCACAACCTTCGGTCCGTTCACCACATTCAGGCGCCACTTTTTCGGTTCACCCTGCCTTCCGGACCGGCGGAGGAACAGCTAGAAAACATCCGTGCTGTGCTCCGAACAAACAAGCTGCCGGGCATGGACGACGCCGAGACGTTTCGCGTCTCAACGAACCGACGCGGCGAGCATTGCTTTACCAGCGTGGATGTCATGCGAGCCGCCGGGGCCGGGCTGATCGACCAGTACGGCACGGATGTCGACCTCGAAGACTTCGACCTGGAGGTGCGCGTGGATGTGCGTCAGCATGATGTCACGGTCGGTATCCAGCACACGCAGGAACCGTTGAGCCGGCGGCAGGCTCGTGCATTCCAACCTCCAGCGGCCCTGAGTCCGAGCGTTGCGTACGCGATGCTCCGACTGCCGTACCTGGGCGGTTCGCCGAGCACCGTGCTCGACCCGTTCTGCGGCAGCGGCACGATCCTGATTGAGGCGGCGCGCCTCTGGCCAACCGCACGCGTCCTCGGGCTCGATCGCGACAGGGATGCCGTCGCTGGAGCGAGACGAAATGTACAACAGGAGGGATTGGCCTCGCGCATTCGTATCCACGAAGGCGACGCGCTCGGTCTGGCGTCGCAGAGCAACGACAAGGCGCCCGACCTGATCGTGACAAACCCGCCATTCGGGAAACGTCTCGGGAGTGAGATGGACCTCGTGACCTTTTACCGGAGGTTTCTATCCGAAGCTCATGAGGCCCTGCCGCCCGAAGGCTGGCTGGTCCTGCTTGTCCTCAAACCGGGAGCATTCAGCGGAGCCCTGCAGGCCGTGCGAGATCGGCGTGGGATTGCCTACGACGTACGGCATGTGCGACGCATCCAGCTCGGCGGTCTGCATCCACGCATCTTCGTCATGCAGGCGCACGACTAG
- a CDS encoding CDGSH iron-sulfur domain-containing protein, giving the protein MERKTYTYQGEEVTVTWDQKRCIHAEECVKGLPEVFDPERRPWIDPDKADAASVADVVQRCPTGALHVTHDGVDQETAPTSNHISVEPDGPLYVRGRVEVLDADGDVLLSDTRIALCRCGLSSNKPLCDGSHSDGFEDRGALQVEQLNDGKAGDTLRIQMTSGGPLLVEGSVTITGSDSRECSGSKGALCRCGASGNKPFCDGSHTSVDTL; this is encoded by the coding sequence ATGGAACGAAAGACATATACGTATCAGGGAGAAGAAGTGACCGTGACGTGGGACCAGAAGCGGTGTATTCACGCCGAGGAGTGTGTCAAGGGGTTACCCGAGGTTTTTGACCCGGAGCGGCGTCCCTGGATCGATCCGGATAAAGCGGATGCAGCGTCGGTTGCTGATGTCGTTCAGCGCTGCCCGACCGGTGCGCTGCATGTCACGCATGATGGCGTAGATCAGGAGACGGCGCCGACGTCGAATCATATCTCAGTCGAGCCGGACGGTCCTCTGTATGTTCGGGGTCGCGTGGAGGTGCTGGACGCCGACGGAGACGTGCTACTGTCGGATACGAGAATCGCGCTGTGCCGGTGCGGCCTGTCATCGAACAAGCCGCTTTGCGATGGCAGCCATAGCGACGGGTTCGAGGACCGCGGCGCCCTTCAGGTCGAGCAACTGAATGACGGAAAGGCGGGGGATACGCTTCGTATTCAGATGACGTCCGGTGGCCCGCTTCTGGTCGAAGGCTCGGTGACAATAACGGGAAGTGACAGCCGCGAGTGCAGCGGGAGCAAGGGCGCGCTTTGCCGTTGCGGCGCGTCGGGTAACAAGCCCTTCTGCGACGGAAGCCATACGTCCGTTGATACGCTGTAA
- a CDS encoding STAS/SEC14 domain-containing protein yields the protein MIKFLASPDDVVAIKIDQTVDAEQLKSITNRIDDRLAEHETIAMYLDLRGLERFTLAAILDDLRYSLKHIGDLSRIRRVALVTRARWIDVIASWENRVLPSIDIRVFDPEDRRSALDWASESLEMPAPSLRRITTDKDAVRAFALTGPLRSSDIRLLADDLDAAYARHGTIRLLMRVEHYGLRPSVFTQDIVKMKLRALQHVKAYALVGGPSWMAGVASLLDPLMSMEVRHFGLDDENDAWEWLGAAPVGESAGVVA from the coding sequence ATGATCAAATTCCTCGCTTCCCCTGACGACGTCGTCGCCATCAAGATTGACCAGACGGTCGATGCCGAGCAGCTGAAATCGATTACGAACCGAATCGATGATCGATTGGCCGAGCACGAGACGATCGCCATGTATCTCGACCTGCGCGGGCTGGAGCGATTCACACTCGCAGCGATCCTGGATGACCTGCGGTACAGCCTCAAACACATCGGCGATCTGTCGCGCATTCGGCGCGTCGCTCTGGTCACTCGGGCCCGCTGGATCGATGTCATCGCATCCTGGGAAAACCGCGTCCTCCCGAGCATCGACATCCGGGTCTTCGACCCTGAAGACCGTCGATCGGCTCTCGACTGGGCGTCGGAGTCGCTCGAAATGCCCGCACCGAGCCTCCGGCGAATAACGACAGACAAAGACGCGGTTCGTGCCTTTGCGCTGACGGGCCCCCTTCGCTCATCCGATATTCGGTTGCTCGCAGACGACCTCGATGCCGCATACGCGCGCCACGGGACGATTCGGTTACTGATGCGGGTTGAGCACTACGGTCTCCGTCCGAGCGTCTTCACACAAGACATCGTCAAAATGAAGCTGCGCGCTCTCCAGCACGTCAAAGCGTACGCTCTCGTCGGTGGACCATCGTGGATGGCGGGTGTTGCCTCACTACTAGATCCACTTATGTCGATGGAGGTCCGGCACTTCGGTCTTGACGATGAGAACGACGCGTGGGAGTGGCTGGGCGCAGCCCCGGTGGGCGAATCCGCGGGCGTCGTCGCCTGA
- a CDS encoding T9SS type A sorting domain-containing protein — MLTASHGEAVAQTFTVNSNGDDPDATLDGTCDTGQVTSSGAPECTLRAAMQEANDGDGAGGQLDVIEFSIGTSSVINTSSLPEITDPVVIDGETAPLGAIPRIRIDGGPGDGLVVKSGGTTLRGLQILRFQGNGIVLDGGDENVITNCQIGDFVTQSDQPAGYANGGHGILITNGSTLNRIGSQSDSDDRNIISGNGGSGIRIDGGAPGQTNNTIGGNYIGVAADGETDLGNAVHGIHLLNSTSSNAIGSAQTGDLPNVISGNNEDGIHMDGDVNQTNSTSNNSVSKNIIGLSASQSKAIQNGKNGISIDGANHNTIGSTLAAPVVIAGNGEDGVEIYGEDITVQASFIGVNDSGTIFGNAQEGISTVGGSANLTIGASSSASANIIGGNQRGIRFFRTTGSEIMGNFIGVTRQDAAIGNTFYGIGLFSSASNVIGGTGDEEHNVVSGNGSDGIVLSGAATQDNQVIGNRVGTNDAADALIGNGDSGILIDVDANDNQIGGAAAGEGNVLAGNNVDLYIKSSNNAVEGNYFETNANADDLSTSSNSLRTGPNAMLNAIGGTTSGTENVFGYTPSNVIRLLGSFNIVGGNYIGVHPNGTAMPVTNGIVLEGNSQVVGTTNPGAGNTIANVETGVRIDSGTGHMIRGNSMSNVGTLGIDIDSDGSTANDAGDADDGTNRLQNAPTISDGDYDSGANEISVTYSVNSDPSLTGSGASTYPLMVDFYIADGTSPVGRTYIGTDKYEATDYSGCGSPPCTATVTFTPSVAVSDQDFLVGVTVDDVGNTSEFSTPPDQLPVELASFDVLPTDGRSARITWQTLSEKNNDRFEIEHQAPDATSFVQAGTVEGAGTTTQPESYSLTLDELEVGTHTFRLRQIDVDGTATVLGERTIKVSLDTAFELSLGPNPVRSAAKGTLVLQDAQTVRATMYDVLGREVQVVHDGPMKAGQNDLSLDASALGSGRYFLRINGESFSTTESITVVR, encoded by the coding sequence TTGTTGACCGCTTCCCACGGTGAGGCTGTGGCGCAGACGTTCACCGTCAACAGTAACGGCGACGACCCGGATGCGACGTTGGATGGCACATGTGATACTGGGCAGGTCACCTCATCCGGCGCACCGGAATGCACGCTGCGCGCCGCCATGCAGGAGGCAAATGATGGAGATGGCGCGGGTGGACAGCTCGACGTGATCGAATTTTCGATCGGTACGAGCAGCGTGATCAACACATCCTCCCTTCCTGAGATTACGGATCCTGTCGTCATCGACGGAGAAACAGCGCCACTGGGCGCGATTCCTCGTATTCGGATTGACGGCGGTCCGGGCGACGGATTGGTGGTGAAGTCGGGAGGTACCACCCTCCGAGGCCTCCAGATCCTCCGCTTTCAGGGGAATGGAATCGTTTTAGACGGGGGAGACGAAAATGTGATCACGAATTGCCAGATTGGTGACTTCGTGACGCAGAGCGATCAGCCGGCAGGCTATGCGAATGGCGGGCACGGCATTCTCATCACGAACGGAAGCACGCTGAACCGCATCGGAAGTCAGTCGGACTCCGACGACCGTAATATCATCAGCGGGAACGGCGGAAGCGGCATCCGCATCGATGGCGGTGCACCCGGTCAGACAAACAATACGATCGGCGGAAACTATATCGGTGTTGCTGCTGATGGCGAAACGGATCTTGGGAACGCTGTTCACGGCATCCACCTGCTGAATTCCACGTCGTCTAACGCCATCGGTTCAGCTCAGACGGGGGACCTTCCGAATGTCATCAGTGGAAATAACGAAGATGGTATCCACATGGACGGGGACGTCAACCAGACGAATAGCACGTCGAACAACTCCGTCTCGAAGAATATTATCGGTCTCAGCGCCAGCCAATCGAAGGCGATTCAGAATGGAAAAAATGGGATCTCGATCGATGGAGCCAATCATAACACGATCGGGTCGACTCTTGCTGCCCCGGTTGTCATTGCTGGAAATGGGGAGGACGGAGTCGAAATCTACGGCGAAGACATCACGGTCCAAGCTTCCTTTATCGGCGTCAATGATTCAGGCACCATATTCGGCAACGCGCAGGAAGGCATCAGTACTGTCGGCGGGTCAGCCAACTTAACGATCGGAGCGTCGTCTTCAGCTTCCGCCAATATCATTGGGGGCAACCAGCGTGGAATCCGGTTCTTCCGAACGACCGGAAGTGAGATCATGGGCAATTTCATCGGGGTAACCCGCCAAGATGCCGCGATTGGCAACACGTTTTACGGTATCGGCCTCTTCAGTTCAGCCAGTAACGTGATCGGCGGGACCGGCGACGAAGAGCACAATGTCGTCAGCGGAAATGGATCGGACGGTATCGTCCTGTCTGGGGCCGCCACGCAGGATAATCAGGTTATCGGCAACCGCGTCGGTACCAACGACGCCGCAGATGCACTTATTGGTAATGGAGACAGCGGAATTCTGATCGACGTCGACGCGAACGACAACCAGATCGGCGGTGCAGCTGCAGGGGAAGGCAACGTCCTTGCTGGCAACAACGTCGACCTCTATATCAAGTCGTCGAACAATGCCGTCGAAGGAAATTATTTCGAGACCAATGCGAATGCTGATGACCTCTCGACGTCGTCAAATTCGCTGCGCACCGGCCCGAACGCGATGCTCAACGCGATTGGCGGTACGACATCAGGAACCGAGAATGTGTTCGGGTACACGCCCTCGAATGTCATCCGATTGCTTGGGTCGTTTAATATCGTCGGGGGAAATTACATCGGTGTTCACCCCAACGGTACAGCAATGCCTGTCACGAATGGCATCGTGCTGGAAGGCAATAGCCAGGTCGTCGGAACGACGAATCCGGGTGCTGGCAACACCATTGCGAATGTTGAGACCGGCGTGCGTATCGATTCCGGCACCGGTCACATGATACGCGGTAATAGCATGAGCAATGTCGGCACGCTTGGCATCGACATCGATTCGGACGGCTCGACGGCGAACGACGCCGGAGACGCCGACGATGGAACGAACCGCTTGCAGAACGCGCCAACGATATCGGATGGAGACTATGACTCCGGAGCGAACGAGATCAGCGTTACGTACAGCGTGAATAGCGATCCGTCGCTTACTGGATCGGGCGCGAGCACCTATCCACTGATGGTTGACTTTTACATCGCCGATGGGACGAGTCCGGTCGGTCGTACGTATATCGGAACGGACAAATACGAGGCGACAGATTATTCGGGTTGCGGTTCGCCGCCGTGCACGGCAACGGTGACATTTACGCCAAGTGTTGCGGTCTCCGACCAGGACTTTTTGGTCGGCGTGACGGTTGATGACGTCGGAAATACCAGCGAGTTTAGCACGCCCCCGGATCAGCTTCCAGTTGAGTTGGCCTCGTTTGATGTCCTGCCGACGGATGGACGGAGCGCACGGATCACCTGGCAGACGCTCTCGGAGAAGAACAACGACCGCTTCGAGATCGAGCACCAGGCGCCAGATGCAACGAGCTTCGTGCAAGCAGGAACGGTCGAGGGCGCGGGCACGACGACGCAGCCGGAGAGCTACTCGTTGACGCTGGACGAGCTTGAGGTTGGGACCCACACGTTCCGCCTCCGCCAGATCGACGTGGATGGTACAGCCACCGTCCTGGGCGAGCGGACGATCAAAGTCAGCCTCGACACGGCGTTCGAATTGAGCCTCGGGCCGAACCCGGTGCGGTCGGCGGCGAAGGGGACGCTGGTGCTACAGGACGCGCAGACCGTGCGGGCGACGATGTACGACGTGCTGGGCCGGGAGGTGCAGGTGGTGCACGACGGACCAATGAAGGCCGGTCAAAACGATCTGTCGCTGGATGCCAGCGCGCTTGGGAGTGGACGTTACTTCCTGCGGATCAACGGCGAATCGTTCTCGACGACGGAATCGATTACGGTCGTTCGCTAG
- a CDS encoding serine/threonine-protein kinase, which translates to MSSNRSSRVESLFEEALDYPESERDAFLKSATDHPEVREQVEALLHRFKKLDAFLETPAVEAAADFLDEIDEPTPSPPDRSGERVGPFTLKERVGRGGSGVVYRAEREDSFEQQVAIKLLTRRADTSAVLDRFAHEQQVLAALTHPCVAQIYDGGATADGQPYFVMEYVAGRPLDEYCDDQRLSIRERLELFTSVSDAVHHAHQNLVIHRDLKPSNILVTADGRPKLLDFGIAKVIGDEGTGLTQTGERWMTPEYAAPEQIRGESISTATDVYQLGVVLYELLIGRRPYHPDSRSLFAIERAVCEEQPTRPSTAVTQSTNSPTPDDISKARRTHPSALQSTLRGDLDAIVMKALRKEPKQRYRSAEAMVADIQRFLNDQPVEARDGQWSYRAHKFIRRHTRPIMATAAVLLILATGAVAYTMQIAEERDRARLAEQQASTVTGFLVDLFNDNTPRNTSGQTLSARDILRRGETRMATLDAEPRVRLRLLLVLAEVRADLNHTSRADSLIDRAEVVAAQINDLSMLEQSHLLYKRGEIKRRKNDYASADSLFRLAQQAYDRSPRSSPDHLTNILNTRMETLQAVGDLQSADSVMQRLLPLSEAVYGARSTEHATILHNASSALTELGHVNQAESAARTALDIRQEHYSTPHIDLAYAKESLGSVLMEQDRTAEAKPLLEDAVHQSEQVLDADNDRLDKFKISLALLYSRLERYTEAEKLYLDIIDRRERVNPNGLTVLYSKNNLALTYQRQGRYEKAASVYREVLDKKESVVGHDRHPSIVVTLFNLASALHEAGELDQAESRYRRVVQLDRELLGESHREVGVDMTALATLLVDRGALVEADSLFERARPIIQNGFPDAHRRVGEFLIGRGSLFVLDGRPEEAEPLLRRAVDIFESGASGAPWRRAEAKGWLGTALLQQGNATGASFLDESRTGLEEILGADHWRTARMQQHANDLERASQ; encoded by the coding sequence ATGTCATCTAATCGCTCCTCCCGCGTCGAGTCACTTTTTGAGGAGGCCCTGGACTACCCGGAGAGCGAACGGGACGCGTTTTTAAAGTCGGCCACGGACCATCCTGAAGTCCGTGAACAGGTTGAAGCACTTCTCCACCGGTTTAAAAAGCTCGACGCCTTCCTCGAAACGCCGGCCGTCGAAGCCGCTGCCGACTTTTTAGACGAGATCGACGAACCGACTCCTTCTCCTCCTGACCGCAGCGGTGAACGTGTCGGACCATTTACACTTAAGGAACGAGTTGGCCGAGGCGGGTCCGGTGTCGTCTATCGGGCGGAGCGCGAGGACTCCTTCGAGCAGCAGGTGGCCATCAAGCTGCTGACCCGACGGGCGGACACGAGTGCCGTTCTCGATCGATTCGCACATGAGCAGCAGGTGCTGGCCGCCCTTACGCACCCTTGCGTTGCCCAAATATACGACGGTGGAGCCACAGCCGACGGGCAACCCTACTTCGTCATGGAATATGTCGCAGGTCGTCCGCTCGACGAATACTGCGACGATCAGCGACTCAGCATCCGGGAACGGCTCGAGTTGTTCACTTCCGTCAGCGACGCGGTCCACCACGCCCATCAAAACCTCGTTATCCATCGCGACCTCAAGCCGTCGAACATTCTCGTCACGGCAGATGGACGCCCGAAGCTTCTCGATTTTGGTATCGCCAAGGTGATCGGGGACGAAGGGACCGGGCTGACGCAAACCGGGGAGCGGTGGATGACCCCGGAATACGCTGCACCGGAGCAGATCCGCGGTGAGTCCATTTCGACGGCGACGGACGTGTACCAGCTCGGTGTTGTGCTTTACGAGCTGCTGATCGGCCGACGTCCGTACCATCCCGACTCCCGTTCACTCTTCGCGATCGAACGGGCGGTATGCGAGGAACAGCCCACCCGCCCGAGCACAGCCGTCACCCAATCGACGAACTCTCCGACTCCGGATGACATCAGCAAAGCTCGCCGCACGCATCCGTCTGCTCTTCAGAGCACACTTCGGGGAGATCTGGATGCGATCGTGATGAAGGCGCTTCGGAAGGAGCCCAAGCAGCGATATCGCTCGGCGGAGGCGATGGTCGCCGATATCCAGCGCTTTCTGAACGATCAACCGGTGGAGGCACGCGACGGTCAGTGGTCCTACCGGGCGCACAAGTTCATCCGTCGACACACGCGTCCGATCATGGCAACCGCTGCCGTTCTCCTGATTCTCGCGACCGGGGCGGTGGCTTACACCATGCAGATCGCGGAGGAACGTGACCGGGCCCGGCTCGCCGAGCAGCAGGCAAGCACCGTCACGGGGTTCCTGGTCGACCTGTTCAACGACAACACCCCTCGAAACACGTCCGGCCAGACGCTGTCGGCTCGTGACATTCTGCGCCGCGGCGAAACGCGGATGGCCACACTGGATGCAGAACCTCGTGTCCGCCTTCGCCTGCTCCTCGTCCTTGCCGAAGTGCGCGCCGACCTAAACCACACATCACGGGCCGACAGCTTGATCGACCGTGCAGAAGTCGTCGCTGCCCAGATTAACGACCTTTCTATGCTCGAACAGAGTCACCTTCTGTACAAGCGTGGCGAAATCAAGCGGCGAAAGAATGATTACGCGAGTGCCGATTCCCTATTCCGGCTCGCGCAGCAGGCGTATGATCGGTCCCCCAGGTCATCGCCCGACCATCTGACCAACATTTTGAACACACGGATGGAGACGCTTCAAGCCGTCGGTGATCTTCAGTCCGCCGACTCCGTCATGCAGCGGCTCCTCCCCCTGAGCGAGGCGGTCTACGGCGCCCGGAGCACCGAACACGCGACAATCCTCCACAATGCTTCCTCCGCTCTCACCGAACTTGGGCACGTTAATCAAGCGGAGTCAGCGGCTCGTACGGCTCTGGACATTCGCCAGGAGCATTACTCCACCCCGCACATTGATCTTGCATACGCTAAAGAAAGTCTCGGATCGGTGCTCATGGAACAGGATCGCACGGCGGAGGCAAAACCGCTTCTGGAGGATGCAGTGCACCAGAGCGAGCAGGTTCTGGACGCGGATAACGACCGACTCGACAAGTTCAAAATCAGCCTGGCTCTGCTGTACAGTCGCCTGGAACGGTACACCGAAGCCGAGAAACTCTATCTTGATATCATCGATCGACGCGAGCGGGTTAACCCGAATGGGCTAACTGTGCTCTACTCGAAGAACAATCTTGCGCTTACGTATCAGCGACAGGGCCGATATGAAAAAGCGGCATCCGTCTACCGCGAGGTGCTCGACAAAAAAGAGTCGGTTGTCGGTCATGATCGACATCCAAGTATTGTCGTCACGCTGTTTAATCTCGCCAGCGCACTGCATGAAGCGGGCGAATTGGATCAGGCAGAGTCGCGATATCGGCGTGTCGTTCAACTCGACCGCGAACTGTTGGGCGAAAGCCACCGAGAGGTTGGCGTGGACATGACAGCCCTTGCGACGCTCCTCGTTGACCGAGGCGCACTTGTCGAAGCCGACTCCTTGTTTGAACGCGCGCGTCCGATCATCCAAAACGGATTCCCCGACGCACACCGACGAGTCGGAGAGTTTCTAATCGGACGTGGCAGTCTTTTCGTCCTTGATGGCCGCCCGGAAGAAGCCGAGCCGCTTCTACGTCGAGCTGTCGATATCTTCGAATCGGGAGCCTCCGGGGCTCCGTGGCGACGTGCCGAAGCCAAAGGCTGGCTCGGGACCGCCCTTCTCCAGCAGGGAAATGCGACGGGCGCGTCTTTCCTGGATGAGTCGCGCACCGGCCTCGAAGAGATTCTTGGAGCCGATCACTGGCGCACCGCCCGAATGCAACAACACGCGAATGACCTCGAGCGTGCGTCCCAGTAA